The DNA segment ctgattatttctggctgggtactctgctgacataatctaatgttttgctttcgctgtaaagcctttttgaaatcggacagtgtggttagataaaggagagtcttgtctttaaaatggtgtaaaatagtcatatgtttgaaaaatggaagtttttggattttcgaggaatttgtaattcgcgccacgcctatcattggatattggagcaggtgttccgctagcggaacgtctagatgtaagattaagaAACCAATACTTGCTTACGAAAAGAGACAACATGTTTAAGGATTTATGCTTGGCACCCAGCcgagagcacacaaaaaacactTTCAAATTTACCAAAACAAAGCAACTCCTTACGGATCTGTTTGTCCATAATAAACACTATTCTCCTGAACGCACCTGAAGCCACTATGAACGACAGCGTTTCTTCCCCACTCGGCTGATGACATCGCGGCCATCACGCCGCCCAACCTCAAACTACCCCTACTCCCCCCTCAACTCAAAATGATAAACAGTGGAAACCAATAAACAAACGCTCCaccaagaaaaaaaaaattataaaaaatctaagaaagaaCACAACAACCAAAAGAATAGTAGCCTTTCTCACAACCCTCACACAACCAACTTCCgtgagagagatggaatgagagagagagacatgcaccATGTCAACGCCCTGGGAGGACgagacaccaccactcaacacagcCTGTAACTCAGGGTTGTAtgcccaaatacttctctgcagctgccaccacaacatatattttctgtgatttaagATCAATTTCTGCACTACatttgataaccattgctatgaacgctaagaagccaaccttactgaagcatatatcactcgttggcctatccctctgtgctggcacagatctactactcacagggatcctctcaggatccctcacccttgacccatcctcctctactttcttcactgcctcagcatacgacaccttctgcactactctgactctaGCCACCttaacctgcctctctctcaccagacacttctgatccccagcaacatggacACCCCTACAGTTGACATACACAACTTTATCCAACAAAACGACACAATCCTCTatcccatgccctcctgcacacttcccacatctttGAATCTTGGAATCCTACAAACATCTGCAACATGACCAAGAACGTTGCACCTGAAAAAGGGCAGCGGATTTGGCACAAAACCTCTAACAGGATAAGTGATGTATCCTGACATGACTTTGTTGGGTAAACACTCAAAAGGActgacagtgactcctctgtttcaccacgGTCACCACCGGGTCTGCGTTACACCAAACGAAGGGCATCACAAACACTAGGAATCCTCAACTTCAATTGCTCCACCTCCACACTTAACAATACCCAAGAAATCAAtcctttcaatggtgccctgtTCCTAAGAGCAAAGCAAGAAACAGATCTTGCATGACAACTTGGGtcagaagaaacacaaacaaatatcacaagtccactacaggttaccttcactgattcaactgcacccaactcctttcccacccaccctgaaaccacaaatggatctgcCAAAAGGTATTGATTGATGCCAGGCTCTTGTTCTGAACTATTCACCACACCTTCCAACTCACTTAACTCTCCCTCATTCCtttccatttcacctccagaactcaTTCCGGCACACAGCTCACTCTGTTTGAACTTGAATTATAACATTTGAAATTTGTCTATGCTTTTGAAACTTttctgagtgtaatgtttactgttaatttcttattgtttatttcacttttgtttattatctatttcacttgctttggcaatgttaacctatgtttcccatgccaataaagccctttgaattgaattgagaaaaattgagagagagagggctcatCTTTTCCCCATGTTAATTTATAGGGGACATGAGTCGGTCATGGTTACtcatggttatgtgatgaggtagccccgccTGCGACTTCTAAATCAGTGTCGGCCCAATAGGGAATGTTGTCTTGGTGTAATGGTCTagatgttggtttctcctgcagtAGACCTGGGTTCATATCCTGTTGGTTACATTAAGCAGTCTATTCTCTGGAAGGGGTCCAGACATCCTGTTCCCAACAGTGGGGTCAGTGGGATTGGAGAgggcccttctctctccctctctctttgactggaggagagaagtgaaatgctgtgtctcctctggtcaacaatactcaccttgagagacttcacagcctgttggagctccttcagctccttctctctctcctggaatctctgctggaccttctgctgactcatccccagctgcctctgtggagaatcactcttcaatgagctatcaagctttattagtccagtagatcaatagtatAGTCATGTGACATAGGGCCCATAGAGAGGAAGGTCTAAAATATTGATGGTCCCTTTGCaatattattttattatgttGCTATGTGAATGATTAACGTTTTACTATAGACCTACATGTATCAAGGAGTTCAGACTGAACTGTGGACTCAAAAAAGGGCATTTAGAATGATAATGGTGTTTGACTTTAGAAAATGATGAAATATTTGGAGAATCTGGGTTAATATATCCATATACTCAAGGTTTATCTTAATATATCTCTGTTGTTGATCAATTTAATTTGAATGATCTCATATTCAAACATccttagttcctactgtatcattaattctttgtttatcagacagtcaccaacaagttgttctggtcttacctgtttctcagtcctctctgctgcaactgacactgtatcatggcctttatgttcatccatcacacactgataacagatacactgctgatcggtacgacagaaaatctccagcagtttgtcatgatgagagcagatcttctcctgtagttgtgtGGTGGatttgaccagcttgtgcttcttcAAAGCAGGAGATTCATAGTGAAgttggaggtgagtctcacagtaagaggccagacacaccagacatgacatgagggctttctgctttctggtcccagtgcagaaatcacacgccacatctccaggtccagcatagcacagagcaggagggggagcagcctggGTTCCTGTCTTCTTCAGACTCTCCACCACTTCAGCCAGCACAATGTTTCTCTTTAGAGTAGGCCTTGGGGTAAAGGTCTGTCTGCACTGGGGACATCTGTAGACACCTTTCAGATCATCCTGATCCCAGCTTTCTTTAATACAGCCCATACAGTAACTGTGCCCACAGGCAGTAGTCACCGGatccttcagtagatccagacagacgGGGCAACAGAACAGTTCCTGATTCTCTGCCATTTTGGTGCTCTCTCTCGTAGGTTAAGCAATGGCAGTGTCATAGATTACTTTCTGTTTCATTGAGCTCTACACCAGAGGACAGGGAGTGGCTTCCTACTTGACTGTGTACTCTGTATCTACAGGGGGTGTGGTTTCTTTGATAAGGAAGTGTATCAGAGTGTTGGGTAATACATATTTAGTATTTTGTCAGTTGAACTACACTGGGCTCCAATGcattttgtattttcaaaatactaAATACTTTACTATACCATGTTTATTAAATCCCTTTCTCCGTGCAATGGTATCAGAAGTGTGATagcactatggtgtgataagagTGTTTGTTAAATGaactaaatataaaaaatatttataaataCTTTGAGGGACAATGTACTTGATACGGTTGTGATATGTTGTCTCACCTAACTGTCTTAAGATCAATGatctaagtctctctggataagagcgtctgctaaatggctaaaacATAAATGTAAAAATTAACAATTGCAAAACATtgctgagtattattctaatgagctctgccccgaaacaaggccaataataatacccagtgtgctttgcgGTTCATTTTGAATGTTCATTTTCACATATgcatttccattttagtcatttagcttaaccagagtgacttgctcaactaaggtagataacaACATAGAATTTCACTGTCAACAAGCAAGAACAATAGTTTTGTAACAGTTACTAAGAATGTTGTTGCTGTTCGGGCCGGCTACTTGCAAAAGTATTTTGTAATTAAATACATGACAAAATCCAAGTATTTTTCtagtttattttgatacattgatcttCATGGTATTTTGTATGTGTATTTTGTAATTGTGGTGGTAGAATACTCTGTCTGCAGGGTGTTTTCAGAGCATCACCAGGACACTGGAGGCAAAGGACTGTTTTAAACAGGAAATGTCCTGGAGTTTTATTAAAAAGAAAAGTTTCACAAATCactttcaaaataaataaataccaaaATACCTAGTTCTCCTCAAAGCATAATCACTGGGCAATTACTTAataactgcacacagagacataaaaatgttaTCCACAAGGTCATCTGACTGGGGAAGTaaataaagggcttcattgccaaaatcctgaagtatccctttaagtcaaaactataattGAATTGTCTTTGGCCACCATATCAATCAAAACTACATCAGAAGAGTTCCTCAAGAGGTCCATACTCTTTGAGATAGTGGCTGGGTTGGAGACCCACCAGCCGCACGGTGGCTCACCAAACGGGCATAGAGAGCTGACTGCAGCAAGGTGCTTAACTAGGATGTGTCCCTAATTGGAGAGTGGCTTTAGGGTGGAGTAGTCTTCCAACAGCAGGCATTCCCTTCAACACGTTACAGATGATAATGTGGAGAcagagatgggcagtatttctgttatatgtatttgaaatacatattttaatGACTTTTGAGTATTTTGTAATTTGTATTTCACTGGCCTGAACTACAATCCTATTGattttgtaacaagatacttTAAAGACCtgtaatttgtaaaaaatgttgttgtaaaatacaaatatttttcttTACAATTCTATATATGCTTTTGTAATTTTGTGGCCCCCTGCATTGGCATCAGAAGTTTGAAGGCACTATGGTTTGAtaagagtgcctgctaaatgacaaaaatttgAAAAAAGGAACACTTGaaaagcacactgggtattatAATAATGAGCTCCTCACCCACAAGAAGGACAATAATAATACCCAGCATGGTTTCCaattgttcatttttacattgatattttagtcatttagcagagactTACTCTATATCCAGTGTCTTAccatcagtgcattcaactaaggaaGATAAACAACCAAATATCAGTCATAGAAAGTAAAAAGTTTCTTTCTTCCGTCACTGAGAATGTTGTTTTAGGGAAGGTGTGCACTAGGGAATGTATTTAcctgtatgtgtttgtattttaTCTACATAAATCTCTACAGAAGTATTTTCTATTTTAGTTTGATACATTGGTCTTTAGAGTATCTTGTATTTGCAAAAATATCATTTTTTGTGAATCTTTTGTCCATCTCTGTGTTGACATATACTTACTTtacaaaacatgaagaacatgacacagactgaccaggtgaattcaggtgaaaactatgatcccttattgatgtcacttgttaataccacttcaatcagtgtagatgaaggggaagagacaggttaaagaatgatttttaagccttgagacaattgagacatggattgtgtatgtgtgccattcagagggtgaaggggttagacaaaatacactgctcaaaaaaataaagggaacacttaaacaacacaatgtaactccaagtcaatcacacttctgtgaaatcaaactgtccacttaggaagcaacactgattgacaataaatttcacatgctgttgtgcaaatggaatagacaacaggtggaaattataggcaattagcaagacacccccaataaaggagtggttctgcaggtggggaccacagaccacttctcagttcctatgcttcctggctgatgttttggtcacttttgaatgctggcaatgctttcactctagtggtagcatgagacggagtctacaacccacacaggtggctcaggtagtgcagctcatccaggatggcacatcaatgtgagctgtggcaagaatgtttgctgtgtctgtcagcgtagtgtccagagcatggaggcgctaccaggagacaggccagtacatcagcagacgtggaggaggccgtaggagggcaacaacccagcagcaggactgctacctccgcctttgtgcaaggaggagcaggaggagcactgccagagccctgcaaaatgacctccagcaggccacaaatgtgcatgtgtctgctcaaacggtcagaaacagactccatgagggtggtatgagggcccgacgtccacaggtgggggttgtgcttacagcccaacaccgtgcaggacgtttggcatttgccagagaacaccaagatttgcaaattcgccactggcgccctgtgcaggttcacactgagcacgtgacagacgtaacagagtctggagacaccgtggagaacgttctgctgcctgcaatatcctccagcatgaccggtttggcggtgggtcagtcatggtgtggggtggcatttctttggtgggccgcacagccctccatgtgctcgccagaggtagcctgactgccattaggtaccgagatgagatcctcagaccccttgtgagaccatatgctggtgcggttggccctgggttcctcctaatgcaagacaatgctagacctcatgtggctggagtgtgtcagcagttcctgcaagaggaaggcattgatgctatggactggcccgcccattccccagacctgaatccaattgagcacatctgggacatcatgtctcgctccatccaccaatgccacgttgcaccacagactgtccaggagttggcggatgctttagtccaggtctgggaggagatccctcaggagaccatccgccacctcatcaggagcatgcccaggcgttgtagggaggtcatacaggcacgtggaggccacacacactactgagcctcattttgacttgttttaaggacattacatcaaagttggatcagcctgtagtgtggttttccactgtaattttgagtgtgactccaaatccagacctccatgggttgataaattggatttccattgattatttgtgtgtgattttggtgtcagcacattcaactatgtaaagaaaaaagtatttaataagattatttctttcattcagatctaggatgtgttgtttaagtgttccctttatttttttgagcagtatatttaagtgcctttgaacggggtatggtagtaggtgccaggcaggcgcaccgatttgtgtcaagaactgcaatgctgctgggtctttcatgttcaacagtttcctgtgtgtatcaggaatgttccaccacccaaattacaactgtgggaagcattggagtcaacatgggccagcatccctatggaacgtttctgcaccttgtagagtccatgcaccgacaaattgaggctgttctgagagcaaaatgggggagtgcaactcaatattagtgaggtgttcctaatgtttgttgtACTTAGTGTATAGTCTCTCAGTGACTAGCCGATTTGGTAATTGGTGCCAAGATTAATGTGGAGATCACAGGGCCTGCATTTCATTCCAGAAAGTTTCCCCTTGTAAAGGAAACTACCATCAAGGACTCATCAAGTCAATTAGTAAATTAACTTAAAATTCGGGCCAGCGGAGAGGTTACAACAAACTCTGCACACTCAGTAGAGGATGGTCAGAAGCTCTACCAGGGTTGTCCCTTCAGTCCTAATATAAACTGCTACACAAAGAAGCTACATAGGCATGCTTCATAGGGTTGGTTCCTGCAGCTGACTGGCTGTTATCACACAATGCCTCCTATCTTAACTTCCAGAACATATCCTGGGCGTTCGGCCAATTGGTCTGAGGAGGAGATCACAGTCATCTGCACGGACCAAGATAGAGTGAGAGAAGATGTAGTTCAAGGCTCTCTCTTCAGAACACAACATCATCCCTCACACCATCAAGCCTGGTTGTTATGTTGTCCTCTCAGGTTCTCCTGGCTGGTGAACCTGAACTCGATGATAGTGTTCCTGGGTATCACCTACATCCAGCGGTCAGTGGCCAACAACCTGGGCTTCCTCATCCCTTTCATGTCTGTGCTGCTGATGCTCATCGCCATACACATGGTCCGCAACAACCTCATCTTCAGGTCCAAGAAAGGTAACACAACCTCAACCTCATCTTCAGGCCCAAGAAAGGTAACACAACCTCAATCTCATCTTCAGGCCCAAGAAAGGTAACACAACCTCAATCTCATCTTCAGGCCTAAGAAAGGTCACACAACCCCAACTTCACACACAGACTGTTTCACCTTTGTGTTACAGCGTATGTATGTACCTATGTTTATGTGGTCTAGTCTGGTAttgatgtggttgttgtggtctGTTCTAGTAttgatgtggttgttgtggtctATTCTAGTAttgatgtggttgttgtggtctggtccagtattgttgtggttgttgtggtctaGTCTGGTAttgatgtggttgttgtggtctATTCTATTAttgatgtggttgttgtggtctAGTCTAGTAttgatgtggttgttgtggtctGTTCTAGTATTGATGCGGTTGTTGTGGTCTATTCTAGTAttgatgtggttgttgtggtctATTCTAGTActgatgtggttgttgtggtctGTTCTAGTATTGATGTGGTCTATTCTAGTATTGATGTGGTCTATTCTAGTATTGATGTGGTCTATTCTAGTATTGATGTGGTCTATTCTAGTATTGATGTGGTCTATTCTAGTATTGATGTGGTCTATTCTAGTATTGATGCGGTTGTTGTGGTCTATTCTAGTAttgatgtggttgttgtggtctGTTCTAGTATTGATGTGGTCTATTCTAGTATTGATGTGGTCTATTCTAGTATTGATGTGGTCTATTCTAGTATTGATGTGGTCTATTCTagtattggtgtggttgttgtggtcTATTCTAGTATTGATGTTGATAGGTTCTGATTTCTAAACTTGAAATGTGAAATATCCCTGGTTTCAGTCTGGTTTCAGTTGTTGGGTTGTAATTTGAATTACTTGCTTCACCAGACATGAATGGTTATGTGTAGGAGGAATGTGTATGGTGCGCTCAATTAAGATTGCCAACCTGCTGGCTCATATCCAATCACATGATTGCcatcactgataagggtggagagctgtggctTAATAGGGCCCCAGGTCAGGTCACaataagggagaaggaacagtttattacccacatcacttaacttcctgcctaAAGTGGACTATATATACTTGTGCTGGTGGGAACATGTCTGTCTGCTCAGCTGTCTGACCtattgggtgaataaacttggtttgagctttccCTAGTTGTCCATTAGTTTTTCCTCTGTTTATTTAGAACCTTACATTGTGGTTGTTGTGCAGGCAGTTCCCTGCTGACCACTCTGGGGGTGTTCCTGAACTCTCTGAAGATGTGCTGCCTGCACTACCGCCACCTGGGTGGAGACGTAGCCAGCTGGTTGGACCGCGCAAAGGAGAACAACGGGGGGCGCTACAGTGAGACACACGTGGAGAACGTCAAGGTCCTGGCAAGGCTCTTCCCCCTGTACGGCTTGCAGATACTGTACCGCGCCTGCATCACTCAGGCAGGTCAATGTAATGGAGAACATCAGGGCTCTTCACTGACATGCTTCACAGGACATTTTTACAACATTTTCAGGTCCTTGCTTAATTTCAGTGGAAAGTGCAATATATAATTTTTTAGATATTGGGGATAAAAAAAGGAAAATCTATAATGCTTATTTATAATCAAAAAAGTTGTCATAGAATCTGttgtgacccctgacctctcccACAGATTCCATCAGGTTACTATATTCAGACCATGAACTCTAACCTGCACCTGAACGGCTTCCTCCTGCCCATCGGTGCCATGATGCATCCTAcctctgctgctgctggcccCTCTCATGGAGTGCATCACCTCCTGCTACCTGTCCATGGAGAAAACACCCTTCTCCCCCGCCAGAGTCATCAGTAGGCATGCACACATGGCACACACAATACGCACACACAGCACcctcacacagtacacacaggcacacacgcaagcatgcacacactaATACCATCCTCTTCAGTGACTCAGTCAATGTTaatgtctttccctctctctctctgtttctctccctctcccctcccttctctcccagcACTGGGTCATGCGTGTGCGTCCCTGTCTGTCCTGTTAGCGGGCCTGTCTGAGGTCCACAGGAAGGGCTATCCTCTGACGGAGCAGGCCCTGTCAGGGAAGGTGCTCCAGGTGTCCTCCATGGCCTGCTTCCAGCTGGCTCCCCAGTACATCCTACTGGGGCTGGCTGAGGCACTCGTCACCCCCTCCTGTGAGTGACAGAGAGCCAGCACTTATTTCTGCTACACCTATTGCTGCTACACTGTTCGTACACAGAGACAAACTGGGTTAGAGATTTAGAATGTCAATGGACACCACATGTAGTTAGAATGTGGAGTGTTGGAACCAACTGCCAACATGGAGGATAGTATTGTGAACTCTGGAAGCTAGGATTAGGATGACCCCACTGGTGCATGAGAGACAGACAAGAGACGTTTGAACCAAATGAATGATACATTCTCTTCCCagccttcctctcttctctgttcCAGGCTCTGTGATCTCCTTCCACCTGACACCCAGTCACATCAGATGCATCTCCCTGCACTTCCTCAcaaatgtaaaagcattggattggtgttggCATGGGGTAGAGGGAGTTCAcatataccagtcatttcctttaaatccatgaagggaagtgggagagagagagaatcagataaAGTTGTGGAGATGAAGGAATATGTGAGCAGAAACCCTCCaggtacagatactgtatgtagaaccatagtaaagcccagtatggactatcaatacagatactgtatgtagaaccatagtaaagcccagtatggactatcaatacagatactgtatgtagaaccatagtaaagaccTGTATGGACTACCAATACAGATattgtatgtagaaccatagtaaagcccagtatggactatcaatacaggtactgtatgtagaaccatagtaaagaccTGTATGGACTaccaatacagatactgtatgtagaaccatagtaaagcccagtatggactatcaatacagatactgtatgtagaaccatagtaaagcccagtatggactatcaatacaggtactgtatgtagaaccatagtaaagcccagtatggactatcaatacagatactgtatgtagaaccatagtaaagcacAGTATGGACTACcaatacaggtactgtatgtagaaccatagtaaagtccagtttggactatcaatacagatactgtatgtagaaccatagtaaagcccagtatggactatcaatacagatactgtatgtagaaccatagtaaagcccagtatggactatcaatacaggtactgtatgtagaaccatagtaaagcccagtatggactatcaatacagatactgtatgtagaaccatagtaaagcccagtatggactatcaatacagatactgtatgtagaaccatagtaaagcccagtatggactatcaatacaggtactgtatgtagaaccatagtaaagcccagtatggactatcaatacagatactgtatgtagaaccatagtaaagcccagtatggactatcaatacaggtactgtatgtagaaccatagtaaagccca comes from the Salmo trutta chromosome 4, fSalTru1.1, whole genome shotgun sequence genome and includes:
- the LOC115192784 gene encoding E3 ubiquitin/ISG15 ligase TRIM25-like, whose protein sequence is MAENQELFCCPVCLDLLKDPVTTACGHSYCMGCIKESWDQDDLKGVYRCPQCRQTFTPRPTLKRNIVLAEVVESLKKTGTQAAPPPALCYAGPGDVACDFCTGTRKQKALMSCLVCLASYCETHLQLHYESPALKKHKLVKSTTQLQEKICSHHDKLLEIFCRTDQQCICYQCVMDEHKGHDTVSVAAERTEKQRQLGMSQQKVQQRFQEREKELKELQQAVKSLKRSAQAAVEDSDQNFTEMIRSIERRRSEVKELIRAQGKAQVSQAEGLLEQLKQEIAELRKRSTELEQLSHTEDHIHFLQSYQSLSSISVSSVLPSIVVRPLQYFGDVSKTVSELREKLEDFLKGEWTKISTTGVLKFYYNTKSCKSKL